Below is a window of Culturomica massiliensis DNA.
CTTTGAGTCCTATTCAAAGTATGTTAAAGTACGAATTTGATACATTGGATATTCGTTATCCGATGGATGATTTTTTGAAATTGCAGATTGAATATATTTCTAATCATAGGTTTGATAGCTATTTGTTTGATGATAAATTGAAAGAGCTGTTTATTATTTTCCGGGCTTATTATTCCAAGGAAGAGTTGTCTATGTTTTTTTACCCCATTATTGCTAAGAGTATGGATTTTAAAAATATGGTTTTGGCTAATTACAGGAACGATATGCGTCTGGAGGAATTGGCAGAGGTGTGTCTGATGAGTAAACGGGCTTTTCAGCGGCATTTTAAGGAAATTTTCGGGGAGACTTGCGAGCAATGGATTTTGCGGGAAAAGTCAAAGCAAGTCCGTTACTATTTGTCTGTGACAGACTGTTCTTTTAAAGAAATTATTGATAAACTGGGGTTCGATTCGTCTGTGCATCTGAATAAGTTTTGTAAAACCTGGTTCGGTATGTCGCCGACAGATTTGAAGAAAACATTAAATATACAGAAAGATTGTTTGAAAAATTAGAAAGATTATGTTTCTGACCTTTCTTGCCTTTAAAGATTTGTTCAAATTTTATACATACATATATCTTGTCCCCTACATATTTGTTCAAGTTTTATACAACACATGCACATATATATTATACTTTGTTTTAGGTCAGAACATAATCCTTTCTAGTTAAAAATTTCAGATTATGAAAAAGAATACCAAGGAAGTCGTCGTTAGTTTGTTGAACGAAGGAACACAATTTACGGGAGATATCGAATCACAGGATGATTTGTGTATTCATGGTTGGGTTTCAGGAAGTATCAATGCCTGCCGGAAATTGGTCATAGGAACCACGGGGCAGATCGAAGGAGATATAAATTCTCCGAGTGTGGTTGTTTTCGGGGTGGTGAACGGGAATATTTTTTCTTCCGGTTTTGTATCTTTAAAGAATACGTCTCAGGTGACGGGAACAATTACAACTGCACAAATTGAAATAGAGTCGGGGGCTGAATTTAACGGGGATTGTTGTATTGAACGGAACGCGAATGTATAAATTGAGAATTTTATTATTGTTTATCGGGATATTCGGAGGAAGTTATTTGCTCGTGGCACAGGATCTTCAGTATTCCCAGTTTTTTGCCAACCAGTTGGACTTGAATCCTGCTTTTGCCGGATCGCAATATTACCATCGGTTGATTGTGAACTACCGGAATCAATGGCCTGAAGTCGGACGTCCTTATATCAGCTATGCCGTTTCTTATGACCGGCATCAGGCCGCTATAAACAGTGGTTTTGGGATTCAAATCAAGCAGGACCGGCAAGGAAAAGGGGCTTTGGTAACGACAACCTTTTCCGGAATTTATTCTTATTTGGTGAAGTTGCGTCCACATGCCGGTTTACGTTTTGCAGTCGGTGTTTCGGTTATTCAAAATTCAGCGGATTTGTCCAATCTGGAATTTCCGGATATGATCGATCCGATTTTCGGTTCGGTATATCCTCACCAGACAGGGGATGACCCTTCGAATTTAAATAAATTGAGTGTCGATTTTTCGACTGGATTTCTATTTTTTGCAGGAAATTATACAGTGGGTGGCTCTGTACAGCATTTGGGCGAGCCTTCATTGGCTTTTTCGGCAGATGCTCATTTACCGATGAAATATACCTTACATGCCGGTGCTGAGTTTGCTATACATCATCGGGGGTTACGGGAGAGTCGTTATAGTATTAATCCTTTGTTTATGTTTCAGAAGCAGGCTTCCCATCATCAGATGAATTACGGAGGGTTTATCAATTGGAGTAATCTTACGGGAGGTGCCTGGTTCCGTCAAAATTTCGATCGTCCGTTGAATGCTATGATCTTTATGCTGGGATATGACAATCGTATTTTCCGGGTAGCTTATAGTTTTGATTGGGGACTTTCCAGGTTGGCCCGTGTGGGAAGCGGCGCTCACGAGGTTTCGCTGATTTTCCTGATGGGTGAACGAATCCGGAAAAAACGGTATAAAGAGATACCGTGTCCGAAATTCTTCCGGAAAAATGAGATGAATTATCTGAATGGTTTTTAAATAAAGAAGATGTATGTATAAATGGAAGATATATATACGTTGATACTTAATTTGTTCTTCCAAAAAAGCAGAATATCTATGAGAAAATTATTTGTGATTTTGATTTTTATTGTGAGTGGATTTATGGCGGTAAATGCTCAGAACCTGAAAGATGGCGCCACC
It encodes the following:
- a CDS encoding bactofilin family protein — protein: MKKNTKEVVVSLLNEGTQFTGDIESQDDLCIHGWVSGSINACRKLVIGTTGQIEGDINSPSVVVFGVVNGNIFSSGFVSLKNTSQVTGTITTAQIEIESGAEFNGDCCIERNANV
- a CDS encoding helix-turn-helix transcriptional regulator, with protein sequence MKDGSDRKKGSIFKYFEFPAKEVLEKDSFEKCNYLIFNLEGEIKYIYNGSIHRELHTGEMMFLGIQANCMLTLETEAKLLILGFDELYSLCDKFTFQALSPIQSMLKYEFDTLDIRYPMDDFLKLQIEYISNHRFDSYLFDDKLKELFIIFRAYYSKEELSMFFYPIIAKSMDFKNMVLANYRNDMRLEELAEVCLMSKRAFQRHFKEIFGETCEQWILREKSKQVRYYLSVTDCSFKEIIDKLGFDSSVHLNKFCKTWFGMSPTDLKKTLNIQKDCLKN
- a CDS encoding PorP/SprF family type IX secretion system membrane protein translates to MYKLRILLLFIGIFGGSYLLVAQDLQYSQFFANQLDLNPAFAGSQYYHRLIVNYRNQWPEVGRPYISYAVSYDRHQAAINSGFGIQIKQDRQGKGALVTTTFSGIYSYLVKLRPHAGLRFAVGVSVIQNSADLSNLEFPDMIDPIFGSVYPHQTGDDPSNLNKLSVDFSTGFLFFAGNYTVGGSVQHLGEPSLAFSADAHLPMKYTLHAGAEFAIHHRGLRESRYSINPLFMFQKQASHHQMNYGGFINWSNLTGGAWFRQNFDRPLNAMIFMLGYDNRIFRVAYSFDWGLSRLARVGSGAHEVSLIFLMGERIRKKRYKEIPCPKFFRKNEMNYLNGF